A genome region from Clupea harengus chromosome 7, Ch_v2.0.2, whole genome shotgun sequence includes the following:
- the ube2d4 gene encoding ubiquitin-conjugating enzyme E2 D4, with the protein MALKRIQKELTDLQRDPPAQCSAGPVGEDLFHWQATIMGPNDSPYQGGVFFLTIHFPTDYPFKPPKVAFTTKIYHPNINSNGSICLDILRSQWSPALTVSKVLLSICSLLCDPNPDDPLVPEIAHTYKADREKYNRLAREWTQKYAM; encoded by the exons ATGGCGTTGAAAAGAATCCAGAAG GAGCTGACAGACCTGCAAAGGGATCCTCCCGCACAGTGCTCAGCAGGACCAGTTGGCGAGGACC tatttcactgGCAGGCGACGATAATGGGGCCG AATGACAGCCCATACCAGGGTGGAGTGTTCTTCCTCACGATTCACTTCCCCACAGATTATCCCTTTAAACCTCCTAAG GTTGCATTTACGACAAAGATCTACCACCCCAACATCAACAGCAATGGAAGTATTTGTCTGGATATTTTAAGATCCCAGTGGTCACCAGCCCTCACTGTATCCAAAG TCCTGTTGTCCatctgctctctgctgtgtgacccCAACCCCGATGACCCTCTGGTACCGGAGatcgcacacacttacaaagcAGACAGGGAAAA GTACAACAGACTAGCAAGGGAATGGACTCAAAAGTACGCCATGTGA